The following are encoded in a window of Desulforegulaceae bacterium genomic DNA:
- the rdgC gene encoding recombination-associated protein RdgC, with product MGLLTSSSSFLRYKIDDDQKLSSEKIRICLKENQFPEFAESEMTESIAGWVSYENHFDTDFEFDPIKYGNYFVFCLRIDKKSIPKKIIDKHLAIESKKIMKEANKDYLSKNEKSKLKEDIILRLSLQMPSIPDIYDILWIPEKNEIIFFTTQKTINEIFETLFRQTFKTSIIRLFPYTKVYFNDGISDTSKDVFYTSSHINIWES from the coding sequence ATGGGTCTTTTAACCTCATCATCATCATTTTTAAGGTATAAAATTGATGATGACCAAAAACTTTCTTCAGAAAAAATAAGAATTTGCTTAAAAGAAAACCAATTTCCTGAATTTGCAGAATCTGAAATGACTGAATCAATTGCAGGATGGGTGTCTTATGAAAATCATTTTGACACAGATTTTGAATTTGATCCTATAAAGTATGGAAATTATTTTGTTTTTTGTCTGAGAATAGATAAAAAATCTATTCCAAAAAAAATAATTGACAAGCATTTAGCTATTGAATCAAAAAAAATAATGAAAGAAGCAAATAAAGATTATCTTTCAAAGAATGAAAAATCAAAATTAAAAGAAGATATTATCTTGAGATTAAGCCTTCAGATGCCTTCCATACCAGATATTTATGATATTTTATGGATACCTGAAAAAAACGAAATTATATTTTTTACCACCCAAAAAACTATTAATGAAATTTTTGAAACCCTTTTCCGTCAAACATTTAAAACATCTATTATAAGACTTTTTCCATACACAAAGGTTTATTTTAATGATGGAATTTCAGATACAAGCAAAGATGTTTTCTACACTTCTTCACATATAAATATTTGGGAGTCTTAA
- a CDS encoding 3'-5' exonuclease — protein sequence MVVSEPDISDLILKPFGIKNKIDNIEENIEINEDIFNKLTEIRKNLKNKKTSGIITYLIKNTDLNKFEKDYSFMNKIDYILKISDEFKKINDFLIDIKLHKISDIGFKGEKVSLMTLHSSKGLEFESVFIPNCFNGNIPFIKSAEIDKINEERRLFYVGLTRAKKRLYILRPEKINIFGKYKKTKPSPFLNDMENNLINKKNIKNLIKDSLKKDNQLKFF from the coding sequence ATGGTTGTCAGTGAACCTGATATTTCAGATCTTATTTTAAAGCCTTTTGGAATAAAAAATAAAATAGATAATATTGAAGAAAATATTGAAATAAATGAAGATATTTTTAATAAATTAACTGAAATAAGAAAAAATCTAAAGAATAAAAAAACAAGTGGAATTATAACTTATCTTATAAAAAACACAGATTTGAATAAATTTGAAAAAGATTATTCTTTTATGAATAAAATCGATTATATTCTCAAAATCTCAGATGAATTTAAAAAAATAAATGATTTTTTAATTGATATAAAATTGCACAAAATATCAGATATTGGATTTAAGGGAGAAAAAGTTAGTCTTATGACTCTTCATTCATCAAAAGGTCTTGAATTTGAATCAGTATTTATTCCAAATTGTTTTAATGGAAACATCCCTTTTATAAAATCAGCTGAAATTGATAAAATTAACGAAGAAAGAAGACTTTTTTATGTTGGGCTCACAAGGGCAAAAAAAAGACTTTATATTTTAAGGCCTGAAAAAATTAATATTTTCGGAAAATATAAAAAAACCAAGCCCTCACCTTTTTTAAATGATATGGAAAATAATCTTATAAATAAAAAAAATATAAAAAATTTAATTAAAGACAGTTTGAAAAAAGACAATCAGCTGAAGTTTTTCTGA
- a CDS encoding endonuclease Q family protein has product MKFLADLHIHSKYSMATAKNSDLENNYIYASKKGINVIGTGDFTHPGWFNELEEKLVEDKSTGLFSLRKDIKISLKDEVNKSFNEKIRFMLQSEISSIYKKNGKVRKIHNLVYFPSLESVKKFNFKLNLIGNIKSDGRPILGLDSRDLLEIILETDERGFLIPAHIWTPWFSLFGSRSGFDTLEECYEDLSSEIFALETGLSSDPDMNFLISNLDKYTLISNSDAHSPGKLGREANVFDCEMSFYEIKDALKKKDKNKFKGTFEFFPEEGKYHFDGHRKCNVCLSPMETLENKGICPVCGKNLTLGVYYRIIELSDRKNIDQIKKESPPFKSIVPLTAILSEISKVGPNTKKVKALYEKVINKAGSEFNALWGCEKDLLDKIEIPLLSEAIERMRNDNLNIDPGFDGEFGKVRIFNAKELDSFLSKGQVSFFNNKKKDSKLFEYKKNQEVFNQAKKLFKEKKEEKTIEINKKELNKE; this is encoded by the coding sequence ATGAAATTTTTAGCAGACCTTCATATACATTCAAAATATTCAATGGCAACAGCAAAAAATTCAGATTTGGAAAATAATTATATTTATGCTTCTAAAAAAGGAATTAATGTCATTGGAACAGGTGATTTTACCCATCCAGGATGGTTTAATGAACTTGAAGAAAAACTTGTAGAAGATAAATCAACAGGCCTTTTTTCTTTAAGAAAAGATATTAAAATAAGTTTAAAAGATGAAGTAAATAAGTCTTTTAATGAAAAAATAAGATTTATGCTTCAGTCAGAAATAAGTTCAATCTATAAAAAAAACGGAAAAGTCAGAAAAATTCACAACTTAGTTTATTTTCCATCCCTTGAATCAGTTAAAAAATTTAATTTTAAATTAAATTTAATAGGCAATATAAAATCAGACGGAAGACCTATTCTTGGGCTTGATTCAAGGGATCTTCTTGAAATTATACTTGAAACAGATGAAAGAGGCTTTCTTATTCCTGCCCATATCTGGACACCCTGGTTTTCTTTATTTGGTTCAAGATCAGGGTTTGATACCCTTGAAGAATGTTATGAAGATTTGAGTTCAGAGATTTTTGCACTTGAAACAGGACTTTCCTCAGATCCAGATATGAATTTTTTAATATCAAATTTGGATAAATATACTCTTATTTCCAATTCAGATGCCCATTCACCGGGAAAACTCGGAAGAGAAGCCAATGTTTTTGACTGTGAAATGTCTTTTTATGAAATTAAAGATGCTCTTAAAAAAAAGGATAAAAATAAGTTTAAGGGAACATTTGAATTTTTCCCTGAAGAAGGAAAATATCATTTTGACGGCCATAGAAAATGCAATGTCTGTCTTTCTCCAATGGAAACTCTTGAAAATAAGGGAATTTGTCCTGTTTGCGGCAAAAACCTTACCCTTGGAGTTTATTATAGAATAATTGAACTTTCAGACAGAAAAAATATAGACCAAATAAAAAAAGAGTCGCCGCCTTTTAAAAGTATAGTTCCTCTTACAGCCATATTATCAGAAATTTCAAAAGTAGGTCCAAACACTAAAAAAGTAAAAGCTCTTTATGAAAAGGTAATAAATAAAGCTGGTTCTGAATTTAATGCTTTATGGGGCTGTGAAAAAGATCTTCTTGATAAAATAGAAATTCCCCTTTTATCTGAAGCAATTGAAAGAATGAGAAATGATAATTTAAATATTGATCCTGGTTTTGATGGAGAGTTTGGCAAGGTCAGGATTTTTAATGCTAAAGAGCTTGATTCATTTCTCTCAAAAGGACAGGTAAGTTTTTTCAACAATAAAAAAAAAGATTCAAAACTTTTTGAATATAAAAAAAATCAAGAAGTTTTTAATCAAGCAAAAAAACTTTTTAAAGAAAAAAAAGAAGAAAAAACAATAGAAATTAATAAAAAAGAATTGAACAAAGAGTAA